In Plasmodium relictum strain SGS1 genome assembly, chromosome: 7, the genomic stretch tttttttcagtTTCTACAATTTGATGTAACAAtgtatattcatatttattatcattCCATGAAGAATCGAAACATTTgctttcttctatttttatgtCATTTTGTTGTGTAAGAATAGATGACACCATTGATGTTAATAAACCACTATAATTAAAACTTCCTcttttttgataataatttattttacattttctaGGCATGTTTGCATCGTCTTGTATATAAACTGTTTTTAcctttttcttatttaaagACTCATATTCATTAACTGCATTAAGAAAATTATGTAAATCAtctatactttttatattatttgaattttcattttctacattttctccttttttcttttcttccaagttattattattattattaggtattatttttattatattagtCTTATCTAATTCATCATACTGGGTTGTTTTAAAAAGATCACTTTTTATTGGATCACTAAAGTTACTTTCATTTCCACTTTCTTGTTTGTAACATATGTTAAGTTCATTTagttttttatcttttattttgtaatCGTTTTTTGAATGTAAATTTATttgttccttttttttatccatAACGAAATTATTGTTGTCctcgtttttttttaatatatttaaattattcttaaAACTGTTGTAATTAATGTTTTTTTGAACGTTATCTATATTTTGATcattatatacatttttttttttataagtaatGTTgtctttattataatttaaggCATCctgtttatatattatattataattatttctgTATTTTGCAATGGCTATGTTACTGTTGCTATTAGTGATATAAGGagtattaaatttattataattaatatcatagtttttaatataatttatattatctttgTTATGtgaatcattattattaatatgatATAAATTACTCTTGATAGGAGTATTgtgatttttattataatttatattgtctatattatcataatttatattaaattttttattttcaagtTCGTTCATAATTTTCCAACAATAAtcatttctattatttttactttttgttCTCCCATGCataactatatttttttttatattactatCTCTGAAATTCTCTATATTAttgtttaattttataaatatatcttGTTTATTAGCAGATTGATTATATAACTTGTTATCATAATAGTTTTTGCTAtttattatgaaatatttatcattatttaccttattttttgtatgtatgaaattaaaatcatttttattttttctataatctGAAAGTGGATAGTAATTACTTAAATTATCAGTTAAAGTACCGTaacatatattattattgctattatttttattattcattaaattgtaattattatgattatgattattattaggattattatgtttattattattattattatgactattatgtttattattattgttatacCTAACACTTTGaattttatctaaattaattaaaccacttgaaatattttttttgttacaattttttaaagacGAATTATCTCTATTAATATGCATAGAAGTTTTTACTAAATCTTTATCATAACCTTCACAAATGGTATAATTACCTAAACTTACGGTACCtgaattattattcttatcATAACTAATTCTTTCTAAATCAGAAGAATATTCtgagtttttattatttgtatttaatgaagaatatactatgtttttattatttttatttttttcaacatTAAATAtagtgtttttttttaaagaagttttacaatttatattatttgaaagagaagtattaataataatttgtttttCATTTACCATTTTTCTGTTTTGTTCTTTTATTCCacattttgtattttttatagaaaaactcgattcattattttcattgcTGCAATTACTCATTAATGATATATTAGAGTTATTtaactgatttattaaatcttttccattattataattatttttctccatttcattaatttttttattcagataattattattgtatgtattatcattttttttaatcaattttatatcttcatccatttatagaaaatgatttaaatgtaaaattttatattttttattgtttattctttttttttttaccttttcttatgaaaagaaaaaaaaaaatggtaaagaaaaagaaagtataaatagaaaattttcttttaattatatcccttatttaattatatttctcTTCATGTctaaaaagatatatttttaaaatttacatgtaaatcatatttatttaaatatatatttgtttaagCATAATCGtactattaaataaataaataataataaataaataatataaataatataaatgatataaataaataatataaaattatttcattcTTCGGTTGCAAATAACAAGATTAAGAATGAAATAGTTGCTTATAT encodes the following:
- a CDS encoding sugar transporter, putative, translating into MDEDIKLIKKNDNTYNNNYLNKKINEMEKNNYNNGKDLINQLNNSNISLMSNCSNENNESSFSIKNTKCGIKEQNRKMVNEKQIIINTSLSNNINCKTSLKKNTIFNVEKNKNNKNIVYSSLNTNNKNSEYSSDLERISYDKNNNSGTVSLGNYTICEGYDKDLVKTSMHINRDNSSLKNCNKKNISSGLINLDKIQSVRYNNNNKHNSHNNNNNKHNNPNNNHNHNNYNLMNNKNNSNNNICYGTLTDNLSNYYPLSDYRKNKNDFNFIHTKNKVNNDKYFIINSKNYYDNKLYNQSANKQDIFIKLNNNIENFRDSNIKKNIVMHGRTKSKNNRNDYCWKIMNELENKKFNINYDNIDNINYNKNHNTPIKSNLYHINNNDSHNKDNINYIKNYDINYNKFNTPYITNSNSNIAIAKYRNNYNIIYKQDALNYNKDNITYKKKNVYNDQNIDNVQKNINYNSFKNNLNILKKNEDNNNFVMDKKKEQINLHSKNDYKIKDKKLNELNICYKQESGNESNFSDPIKSDLFKTTQYDELDKTNIIKIIPNNNNNNLEEKKKGENVENENSNNIKSIDDLHNFLNAVNEYESLNKKKVKTVYIQDDANMPRKCKINYYQKRGSFNYSGLLTSMVSSILTQQNDIKIEESKCFDSSWNDNKYEYTLLHQIVETEKKDKIVSNKMEDLQEKSSFDKLLYLTLTLMICISILCNYDHGAIPVTLEEIQKDFPLSYIEQSLLGSLVYFGLIIGTIIASVLFELLSAKLLVTISIILLSISLYIFSHANCIAFMYISRFVNGLCQAIPVVYLPVWVDQFSPDEKATQWMSYIQLASIGGTVFGYFLGGILSNNNNSHHQNDSIFSNLSLFTTWRSPFLIQAFLLLPIFLIMIFVPSDKINITSSNSDVDKSNENNSGEYIYDKESSHNNQSSKMDYSFKNISNFTDKQKYKRSRSLYESKNSTVRMNFNRSATYIMGKKTNVLKKTFKEVKKLLKNRLYIIITLGMSNLYFVVTGIQFWITEYMSVVLLTEKIKIVTVSTLCFLTSPTSGVWFGGFVCDLFGGYKNTNYSKTIKVATAFAISACIFGILSAHLNNFILFSISLWLCLFTGSALVPVAVGMLLSCVDNHQKSLSSAVSQVIYNVFGWFSAPLLSGIIMDIMHKYTNDNRLALKTGFTMILYSSSIGFLLLLYANFLDFSDKKENDELLELEEPLK